One Octopus bimaculoides isolate UCB-OBI-ISO-001 chromosome 16, ASM119413v2, whole genome shotgun sequence genomic window, GTAAAatgtctttcaatttcttttttctgtcttctatctgtttcatttatctagtgtattttttaaaattttcctgcTGTTAatccttgtttgtttttatttgtctagcttcttttttttatggGAGATTTCTTCTGCATGTACTTATCATCTTTaccattttttgtgtgtgtgttttctcattTTTGTCTATTCTGTTGCCTTTTTTgctctgtatttatttttgctgtcatTAGTCTCTCTACTGTTTATttaatactagcagtatagcccggcgctgctcgggattaagctaggattattaagtgatcaagtgctttatttcaaaccaaaataagtaacatcgacatcagatttgagcgaaatccgttgaaattggtttggctgaaaatagTTTGCTGgtaatttgattgggaaatcccataaggaatcagtttattggttatttccactcattgacNNNNNNNNNNNNNNNNNNNNNNNNNNNNNNNNNNNNNNNNNNNNNNNNNNNNNNNNNNNNNNNNNNNNNNNNNNNNNNNNNNNNNNNNNNNNNNNNNNNNNNNNNNNNNNNNNNNNNNNNNNNNNNNNNNNNNNNNNNNNNNNNNNNNNNNNNNNNNNNNNNNNNNNNNNNNNNNNNNNNNNNNNNNNNNNNNNNNNNNNNNNNNNNNNNNNNNNNNNNNNNNNNNNNNNNNNNNNNNNNNNNNNNNNNNNNNNNNNNNNNNNNNNNNNNNNNNNNNNNNNNNNNNNNNNNNNNNNNNNNNNNNNNNNNNNNNNNNNNNNNNNNNNNNNNNNNNNNNNNNNNNNNNNNNNNNNNNNNNNNNNNNNNNNNNNNNNNNNNNNNNNNNNNNNNNNNNNNNNNNNNNNNNNNNNNNNNNNNNNNNNNNNNNNNNNNNNNNNNNNNNNNNNNNNNNNNNNNNNNNNNNNNNNNNNNNNNNNNNNNNNNNNNNNNNNNNNNNNNNNNNNNNNNNNNNNNNNNNNNNNNNNNNNNNNNNNNNNNNNNNNNNNNNNNNNNNNNNNNNNNNNNNNNNNNNNNNNNNNNNNNNNNNNNNNNNNNNNNNNNNNNNNNNNNNNNNNNNNNNNNNNNNNNNNNNNNNNNNNNNNNNNNNNNNNNNNNNNNNNNNNNNNNNNNNNNNNNcccactttttcatttttttttttctagacgcTACCAAACACTGTATCTCCCCCCTGTCACAaaaacactatttctttctttctctctctctctctctctccttcacgtgcgtgcgtacacacagatttgacttcgccatgtcaacaaacttcaaaattggtaaaagtttctcgatttttacagctatacgcgagtgcctctgagagaaaaagttgacgaaaatgcaggtagggtcatgaacaatgtcctcctaaaattggagtgacatgtgtgctaatttgtggacatgcataaactacattcacgtacacacacacacacacatcctctcttttatatatatatacagatatcctGCATATTCTTGTTGGCTACAGTGGCAAAAGATAGATGTACAGGGTATGTGAACTGCACAAGGCTGTCactttatacacatgcatttgcTGTAGTTGAATGTATGTTTGACCTAAGCCCATGTTATGCCACTGGTTGTCTGCTAATATTTGGTGTCCTTGGTGCTGGCTTTTTTTGTCTCACTGTctcctttttctgttgtttgtCTGTTTTCTATCTACTTTGTGTGTGCTTTTTATACACTCATGTCATCTGATTCTTTCCTTCTGTTATCTTTTGACTCTCAGTCTTCTATCTTGTCTCTTCACCTTTCTTATTCTGTTCTTTTAATATCTTAATAacctttattttttctcttttatttcatgttctaACCCTGCTTGAAAAACGAATTATACCATCCCATTATCATTACCTCTATCATCTTTATCAACATTGGGAAAAACCTTTGGAAACCTATAATTAactttggaaaatatattaaaaactctGAATACCAACTTAACATTATCTCaatttattcttgttcttgtgtCCAAAAACAATTCACCAGAAACAATGACTATGATGCCAGGGCAAGGATCACATACGGACAATTTGCAGACAACtttgttaaacaacaatgatggttATAGTGAAAATGGGAGGAAAGCTGCAGATATTGATGgcagacaaaaagaagaaaagcagcaACAATGGCCACATGTGCTGAAGACTTCTCCACCAGTTAAGGAGTTTCAGCAAGGCATGTCCACCTCAGCTTCAGTATTGTTATCATCTTCTTCTGATGCAACAACTGGCCATCCACATTCAACAACACACTTTAATGAGGCAACATTGTATGACAAGGAGCCAGACAGCAGTTCATTAGGATTTGACAGTGCACAAGCAAGCATTGCACCCACTCGTTCAGTAACCTCTGACAATAGAGCTTCAGAAAATTACGATCAAAGACTTTCCTCAGATACGGATAAATTTTTACATACCTCCAATGGCAATGTTGATGGACAAGGAAGTCAAAGCAGTGTGGGTTATGAAAGAAACACGGAGACCATGAAGTTGACTtctagtagtggtggcagtagcacAGCAACTGATGCTCCTGGAAGTACAATACCTTCTTCATGGGTGCATGCAACTGTGCCACCCATCACAGGTCACCACAGTGATGATAAGGATGACTCTATGAGGGGTACATCAATCTCTGTGTCACCCTCAACAACAAAGCCCTTCTTAAGCAGTTCACTGAGTTATGATaacagtggtggtgacagtgcTAGCAattataatgatagtgataatgttcCTGTTGTTGATCAAAGTTCGGAAAGATGGAATAGCATaagacaaagcaacaacaatgatattctTGCTAATGAAAATGGTGATACTaattctgttgttgatgttaatagtAATGACAgaagtgttggtggtggggttgcCAAGGCAACAGATGCAACTATGGCCACAATGACATCATCTTCCCCACATCTTGATTTAAGCGATGCATTCCATACGTTCGGATCAGAGTTCATGTCTCGAAAGACTCTTTCtgtatcatcaacaacaacaatggctgcagcctcctcttcatcatcttttgCTAATGGCAATGACCAGAAGAAGCAAGATGATTATGATGGTCatcatgatgttgataatgaagaCAAAGCAGGTATGGGACGTGAAGACACAGGAGAGTTTACTTCATCAGCATTTCCACAGGATGGCCAATATGAAGACAAGCCAAAGCAACCAGATGTACAGACAGATCATGGGGTACACAGCAGAGACGATCAtcacgataacaacaacaatcactatcatcatgatcatcaacatccatcatcatcatcattggaaaATGAGGAAGCAAAAGAGCAGAATGAAAATGAAGCAAGACATTCAGGGGAATCAGACGACCATCATCACAGAACTGTTAACCAAGATGACCTGGGAGAATCATCATTGTCAATGTGGTGCAGGTATTTTTCTGCAAAGATTGACATTTTTGTTAACTACATTGTGGACATGGTgagtatagacacacacgcaaatgtttaaatattcacatataaatatatgcacatgtgggtgggtgtatgtgtatgtgtgtgtgtgtgtatatatatatatatatatatatatatatatatatatatattatattgttccATTTTTCCAGCGGAATGCCcaaagtaatttttatatatatatatatatatatatatcatcatcatcgtttaacgtccgctttccatgctagcatgggttggacgatttgactgaggactggtgcaaccggatggctacatcaggctccaatctaatttggcagagtttctacagctggatgcccttcctaacgccaaccactagtggatatattataaaaattgatagatatttatatatacataaaagaccTCGGACATATATATGTtgggatatatacatatttatgaggttatatatatatatgaaatagaaacatttatatacatatgggaaTGTGCTTTTGTAATGCAGTTAATTCAAGGAAATGAAGTATtcattagggattatataatccaagaTATTCCACTGGTTCAATCCATCAtccatttattcttcattttttttcttttccttgatattgataattttaataatcctaaacatatacaaatgacTTTACCACTGATATGGATTGAACCAGTGGAATACCTATATATAATCTATACCTACAATCCCTAATGAGGACTTAACTTCCTCgaattaactatatattttttgtataaacaaacacgtatctatctctatctgttctgtctacctgtctgtttcCCATTTACACACTTCAAATGtaaacagttgtgtgtgtgtgtgtatgtgtgcgtgcacatgtgtacagagagagagagagagaaacatacctacaaacttatgtatgtatatcatatttatatatgtatatattgaaataattttaagtATGTTGTAGAAAGTATGGGCTATTTACGAAGTGCTCATAGAGAGCCAATGCGAGATAATACAAAGTAGAGGAAAATGAGAATGCAAATCCTAGGCAGTCAACCAAATTCCTGAACgcataaatgaagatattaaatcaatttaattgaatcatatatatttatacacatcaacataaatcATGCATGTATAGGCGTAAAGATCAAAGGTATAAAGAGTAAAACCAAACATACTTAAAATATAGTAGagatataaaagcatataaaaatatataaaaatacatataaaatcacgTAAATAAGGATTACATGTAAAAAGTTATGCGTGATAAATATAGGGTGCACAAAGTGAATGAGAGGTtgataaatataggaataaaaatgTCAATCTTCAAAATGGCCACTTTTTAACACCCCATACCTTCCTTTCTTCTTATTATCATCTAGCTTTCTCACTTACTTGAGTTATATACTTAAGAGACCTCATCAGGCCTGTATTCCCTACCAGCCATTTCATATTGATATCCACTATTCACATTCACcatgtatttatttcttgctATCCATTCTTACTCTCTCTAGTGCTGataccacaataaaatgcattctGTCTGCTAAGATTATGGGGACTCTTTAGTCACACTGAAGGCATAACAACCTCTCCGAAACTGGTGATATAGAAAACTGTACCCAGTATgtttgtaaagtggctggcattagaagAGCATCTAATAGAAATCAAACCTGAAATGTAACTTGTAAACTAGATGTGGTTCCTAAGCCATGTAAGAGAGCAGAAATGACTCATCCAATTCTAGCCACGATGCTGAGTtgatacaaaacaataaacagcaGTAATGATTGTAATAGtgatagaaaaaagagagaaagaacaacaCGGACAtctacacgtatgcacacacatacatttacagagactcacacacacttgtatatacaggCACATTTATGTTACAGGCTCCTGATACTATCCGAGATATCGTCCAACAGCAGACCCTGGGTATCCCAACTCATGTGGTGGTCCTAGCTCCACTATTCAGTCTGGTGTTTCTCATTGGATATCTTCTCTGTACCTCATGTTCAAATGTaagtacacttttttttttgcatatatacatgcacttttTTGCATTTGAGTATGTTTagttttatctgtgtgtgtgtgcacatgtacttCACTGCACATCACTTTGGATCAGTGTGTTCTGCTATAACTCTGAGCTGATCAGGACCTTTGGAGTAgttttgatagacaaaaacttaaagaagaatgttgtgtatatgtgtgtgcatacatgtgagagcatgtatatgggtgtgttttATCTGCAATCACTTGTATGGTGTGATAGGTAGTGTTGTCTCTTTCTTCTGTCAACAAATCcaattgtttcagtctttagaagCAGACATGAAGGGCATGTATGACtatgtaaaagacaaaaacagatagATGTAAATAAATCCATTTCATCAACCAACCATTTTGATTTCAACTCTTGGAAAAAGTTGGTGTCAGTCATCAAGAAAGTGTTAGGtttaacatgaaacaaaacaaaaacacgtcttaaaactgaaaacaaacaacacacacacacacacacgcgtgcacgcactcacacacatacacatgtacttataagttaagtttaaaattaaaatcaaggTTTAGATAGGACACATTAAAACTCAGTATCCAAACATTGTTTTGGGTGAATCTCAGGTAGTGTGCCTGTAGAGCATGTTCATCACTTATAGTTACCAGTTACAGTCCGTCTTGTGTATGTATcaatcattttgtatatatatatatatatatatatatatatatNNNNNNNNNNNNNNNNNNNNNNNNNNNNNNNNNNNNNNNNNNNNNNNNNNNNNNNNNNNNNNNNNNNNNNNNNNNNNNNNNNNNNNNNNNNNNNNNNNNNNNNNNNNNNNNNNNNNNNNNNNNNNNNNNNNNNNNNNNNNNNNNNNNNNNNNNNNNNNNNNNNNNNNNNNNNNNNNNNNNNNNNNNNNNNNNNNNNNNNNNNNNNNNNNNNNNNNNNNNNNNNNNNNNNNNNNNNNNNNNNNNNNNNNNNNNNNNNNNNNNNNNNNNNNNNNNNNNNNNNNNNNNNNNNNNNNNNNNNNNNNNNNNNNNNNNNNNNNNNNNNNNNNNNNNNNNNNNNNNNNNNNNNNNNNNNNNNNNNNNNNNNNNNNNNNNNNNNNNNNNNNNNNNNNNNNNNNNNNNNNNNNNNNNNNNNNNNNNNNNNNNNNNNNNNNNNNNNNNNNNNNNNNNNNNNNNNNNNNNNNNNNNNNNNNNNNNNNNNNNNNNNNNNNNNNNNNNNNNNNNNNNNNNNNNNNNNNNNNNNNNNNNNNNNNNNNNNNNNNNNNNNNNNNNNNNNNNNNNNNNNNNNNNNNNNNNNNNNNNNNNNNNNNNNNNNNNNNNNNNNNNNNNNNNNNNNNNNNNNNNNNNNNNNNNNNNNNNNNNNNNNNNNNNNNNNNNNNNNNNNNNNNNNNNNNNNNNNNNNNNNNNNNNNNNNNNNNNNNNNNNNNNNNNNNNNNNNNNNNNNNNNNNNNNNNNNNNNNNNNNNNNNNNNNNNNNNNNNNNNNNNNNNNNNNNNNNNNNNNNNNNNNNNNNNNNNNNNNNNNNNNNNNNNNNNNNNNNNNNNNNNNNNNNNNNNNNNNNNNNNNNNNNNNNNNNNNNNNNNNNNNNNNNNNNNNNNNNNNNNNNNNNNNNNNNNNNNNNNNNNNNNNNNNNNNNNNNNNNNNNNNNNNNNNNNNNNNNNNNNNNNNNNNNNNNNNNNNNNNNNNNNNNNNNNNNNNNNNNNNNNNNNNNNNNNNNNNNNNNNNNNNNNNNNNNNNNNNNNNNNNNNNNNNNNNNNNNNNNNNNNNNNNNNNNNNNNNNNNNNNNNNNNNNNNNNNNNNNNNNNNNNNNNNNNNNNNNNNNNNNNNNNNNNNNNNNNNNNNNNNNNNNNNNNNNNNNNNNNNNNNNNNNNNNNNNNNNNNNNNNNNNNNNNNNNNNNNNNNNNNNNNNNNNNNNNNNNNNNNNNNNNNNNNNNNNNNNNNNNNNNNNNNNNNNNNNNNNNNNNNNNNNNNNNNNNNNNNNNNNNNNNNNNNNNNNNNNNNNNNNNNNNNNNNNNNNNNNNNNNNNNNNNNNNNNNNNNNNNNNNNNNNNNNNNNNNNNNNNNNNNNNNNNNNNNNNNNNNNNNNNNNNNNNNNNNNNNNNNNNNNNNNNNNNNNNNNNNNNNNNNNNNNNNNNNNNNNNNNNNNNNNNNNNNNNNNNNNNNNNNNNNNNNNNNNNNNNNNNNNNNNNNNNNNNNNNNNNNNNNNNNNNNNNNNNNNNNNNNNNNNNNNNNNNNNNNNNNNNNNNNNNNNNNNNNNNNNNNNNNNNNNNNNNNNNNNNNNNNNNNNNNNNNNNNNNNNNNNNNNNNNNNNNNNNNNNNNNNNNNNNNNNNNNNNNNNNNNNNNNNNNNNNNNNNNNNNNNNNNNNNNNNNNNNNNNNNNNNNNNNNNNNNNNNNNNNNNNNNNNNNNNNNNNNNNNNNNNNNNNNNNNNNNNNNNNNNNNNNNNNNNNNNNNNNNNNNNNNNNNNNNNNNNNNNNNNNNNNNNNNNNNNNNNNNNNNNNNNNNNNNNNNNNNNNNNNNNNNNNNNNNNNNNNNNNNNNNNNNNNNNNNNNNNNNNNNNNNNNNNNNNNNNNNNNNNNNNNNNNNNNNNNNNNNNNNNNNNNNNNNNNNNNNNNNNNNNNNNNNNNNNNNNNNNNNNNNNNNNNNNNNNNNNNNNNNNNNNNNNNNNNNNNNNNNNNNNNNNNNNNNNNNNNNNNNNNNNNNNNN contains:
- the LOC106880785 gene encoding uncharacterized protein LOC106880785 — translated: MEDKAKENTTNTVKTDKVVLLPTYLGRRTSRIRVEGNPLEIDVAWVVVAVLLGSEEELAVLQATKMEGSVWKGQTMDLFVQAAVETLENLVEMVSIGDMVLKVEVCTLVFNEMASASSDSDFEGFTLDDIENINENKSILSFDKSDIDVGTTVYLPGKNLSVDDAMIGYKSRVHFQQYMPAKPTKWGIKVWEVCESDTGYCVNFDVYTRKKYNGNRPYGLGHDVVWFLTEPFHHQHRHLYFDCFFISSVALAEYLDRAEQLVYFSTASTRGITMRGIRRPEIGACEITAILQQPLLTLSRGLSAEDNADSTSTDTATTSSESNKSMQDKKVGEAESPGQSRQVDDETEISEDENGGQTTDEKTQNEGKRDSNEDKKILTKDEAFDRTVGEAIAAINSLETMTMMPGQGSHTDNLQTTLLNNNDGYSENGRKAADIDGRQKEEKQQQWPHVLKTSPPVKEFQQGMSTSASVLLSSSSDATTGHPHSTTHFNEATLYDKEPDSSSLGFDSAQASIAPTRSVTSDNRASENYDQRLSSDTDKFLHTSNGNVDGQGSQSSVGYERNTETMKLTSSSGGSSTATDAPGSTIPSSWVHATVPPITGHHSDDKDDSMRGTSISVSPSTTKPFLSSSLSYDNSGGDSASNYNDSDNVPVVDQSSERWNSIRQSNNNDILANENGDTNSVVDVNSNDRSVGGGVAKATDATMATMTSSSPHLDLSDAFHTFGSEFMSRKTLSVSSTTTMAAASSSSSFANGNDQKKQDDYDGHHDVDNEDKAGMGREDTGEFTSSAFPQDGQYEDKPKQPDVQTDHGVHSRDDHHDNNNNHYHHDHQHPSSSSLENEEAKEQNENEARHSGESDDHHHRTVNQDDLGESSLSMWCRYFSAKIDIFVNYIVDMAPDTIRDIVQQQTLGIPTHVVVLAPLFSLVFLIGYLLCTSCSNGSSKPKENPLSIIRNLEEKLFITTKENEILEDKVQTMCEKLTLMEEEARTHADSTGTFEVDLEQYKLENRKLRKEMETLAFQVSCLQDKLLDHSSMIEQKDDELYQRSLKLTVYSMLQTESVENLEKIF